A single region of the Ascaphus truei isolate aAscTru1 chromosome 6, aAscTru1.hap1, whole genome shotgun sequence genome encodes:
- the LOC142497424 gene encoding CD209 antigen-like protein C isoform X3 produces the protein MRPCPVELTVHNSCSERKLHIWKTTAITGIIVFFLTISVQGILIYIGLSRHPLPLTHPSMAKASLLQELLSSNCKMNGTSLQHCELGWIFFNGKCYFFSQDIMNWTSSKAHCEKKGSSLVVINNKDEQDFLANTVKSTHWLGLSRTIAGYWIWQDTSHLNNNNAYWNFGQPDKNGKENCVSMVSDPKGWNDDSCSKLFRGICEKDIWIRVPLNYLCDKNVYPVI, from the exons atgagacCCTGCCCGGTAGAGCTTACAG TACATAACAGCTGCAGTGAAAGGAAATTGCACATATGGAAAACCACAGCAATTACTGGAATCATAGTCTTCTTTCTCACCATTTCTGTACAAGGCATCCTGATCTACATTG GTCTGAGTCGGCATCCACTACCTCTAACACACCCATCAATGGCTAAAGCATCATTACTGCAGGAACTTTTATCATCTAACTGCAAAATGAATG GTACATCTCTTCAACATTGTGAACTTGGCTGGATATTTTTCAATggaaagtgttattttttctcTCAAGATATCATGAATTGGACATCGAGTAAAGCACATTGTGAGAAGAAGGGATCCTCTCTGGTTGTTATTAACAATAAAGATGAACAA GATTTTTTGGCCAACACAGTGAAATCTACCCATTGGCTCGGCTTGTCAAGGACTATAGCAGGGTATTGGATTTGGCAGGATACAAGtcatctaaataataataatgc GTACTGGAATTTTGGGCAACCTGATAAAAATGGAAAAGAGAATTGTGTGTCAATGGTCAGCGATCCTAAAGGCTGGAATGATGATTCATGTTCAAAGTTATTTCGTGGTATCTGTGAAAAAGACATTTGGATACGCGTGCCTCTTAATTATCTTTGTGACAAAAATGTTTATCCCGTGATATAA